In Arthrobacter alpinus, a single window of DNA contains:
- a CDS encoding CPBP family intramembrane glutamic endopeptidase, with product MSERPSPPAMPDAGHHVPEPPAQGAGVDVVHLGWGSKSRRRLVIEVLLVLGVSLGQSAVYSVVSLLDKLSRAPIAQGTSTLNAVRNNREFFDFTYQILDILFALVPVMLVFYLLAEPGKSVFRRIGLDWRHPVRDGLGALGLLVVIGIPSLGLYAAGRAMGITTEIIPSALNQYWWTVPVLVLSAIRAGVLEEVILNGYLLSRLQKIGLGPWAAIVLSALLRGSYHAYQGFGPFIGNFAMGLLFGWVYKKYGRVAPLVVAHALIDIAAFTLGPALGFGG from the coding sequence ATGAGTGAACGCCCGTCCCCACCAGCCATGCCCGACGCCGGACACCACGTCCCCGAACCACCCGCCCAAGGCGCGGGTGTCGACGTCGTACACCTTGGGTGGGGGTCTAAATCGCGGCGACGCCTCGTGATCGAGGTCCTGCTGGTGCTGGGCGTATCGCTCGGGCAATCGGCCGTGTATTCGGTGGTGTCGCTGCTGGACAAGCTGAGCCGGGCACCCATTGCCCAAGGCACCTCAACGCTGAACGCGGTGCGCAACAACCGCGAATTCTTTGACTTCACGTACCAGATTCTGGACATTTTGTTTGCCTTGGTCCCGGTCATGCTGGTGTTTTACCTGCTGGCGGAGCCCGGGAAGTCGGTGTTCCGAAGGATTGGTCTGGATTGGCGGCATCCGGTGCGTGACGGGCTGGGTGCATTGGGGCTGCTGGTTGTCATCGGCATCCCGTCGCTGGGCCTCTACGCGGCCGGTCGAGCCATGGGCATCACCACCGAGATCATTCCCAGTGCGCTCAATCAATACTGGTGGACAGTTCCGGTCCTGGTTCTTTCGGCCATACGCGCCGGCGTTCTCGAGGAGGTCATCCTGAATGGGTACCTGCTAAGCCGGCTGCAAAAGATCGGGCTGGGCCCCTGGGCTGCGATTGTGCTCAGCGCCCTGCTACGCGGCAGCTACCACGCGTACCAGGGATTTGGCCCATTCATCGGCAACTTCGCCATGGGACTGCTGTTCGGCTGGGTGTACAAGAAATACGGCAGGGTGGCGCCGCTGGTGGTGGCTCACGCGCTCATCGACATCGCGGCCTTCACCCTGGGCCCGGCGCTGGGTTTCGGCGGCTAA
- a CDS encoding pyridoxal phosphate-dependent decarboxylase family protein, producing MPARPGEYREALARAQEHSNRWIDSLTSRPIGPRQGADELLASFSTPLQDKPMDAATVVDELAGLAEPGLMAVPSGRFFGWVMGGTLPAAMAADWLVSAWDQNAALRYATPAMAAAEETAGRWLLELLELPSTADVGFTTGATGSNFVGLAAARQAVLDGVGWDLVADGLSGSPRINVFVGADRHASVDMALKYLGLGKPIEVAADAQGRLIPDALAQAMDATSGPAILCLQAGNLHSGDSDPFAEAADLAHSRGAWVHVDGAFGLWAAVSRKHRHLVAGLASCDSWATDAHKTLNVPYDCGVAIVTRPEILRNVFGVHTSYLVNDEQGPGDPFEKVPEFSRRARGVPVWAALRSLGKTGVEDLVDGLVEQAQAFAAGFGEMPGVEVLNDVVFTQVCVSFGSDERTRGITERIIADGTAWMSGSHWAGRDILRISVSNWSTDGNDVAAALAAVERAIAAYDSRNAA from the coding sequence ATGCCAGCGCGACCCGGTGAATATCGCGAAGCCCTTGCCCGAGCGCAAGAGCATTCAAACCGCTGGATTGATTCCCTGACCAGCCGGCCAATCGGTCCCAGGCAGGGCGCCGATGAATTGCTCGCCAGCTTCTCGACGCCGCTTCAAGATAAGCCCATGGATGCGGCCACTGTAGTTGACGAATTGGCGGGGCTGGCCGAACCGGGATTGATGGCTGTACCTTCCGGCCGGTTCTTCGGCTGGGTCATGGGCGGGACGCTCCCGGCTGCAATGGCAGCTGACTGGTTGGTCAGCGCCTGGGACCAAAACGCGGCACTGCGCTATGCCACCCCAGCAATGGCTGCGGCGGAGGAGACGGCAGGGCGTTGGCTGCTAGAACTGCTTGAACTGCCATCCACAGCGGATGTCGGGTTCACCACGGGAGCCACCGGATCCAATTTCGTGGGGCTTGCCGCGGCACGGCAGGCCGTCCTGGACGGCGTGGGCTGGGATCTTGTGGCTGATGGTCTCAGTGGCTCACCCCGCATTAACGTATTCGTGGGAGCGGACCGTCACGCGTCCGTCGATATGGCGCTGAAGTACCTCGGGCTTGGCAAACCCATTGAAGTTGCAGCCGATGCCCAAGGCCGCCTGATCCCAGATGCGTTGGCGCAAGCCATGGATGCGACGTCAGGGCCGGCCATCCTCTGCTTGCAGGCCGGAAATCTCCACTCCGGAGACAGCGATCCATTCGCCGAGGCGGCAGACCTTGCCCACAGTCGCGGTGCGTGGGTGCACGTTGACGGTGCCTTCGGCCTCTGGGCTGCAGTGAGCCGCAAACACCGCCACCTGGTTGCGGGCCTCGCAAGCTGTGATTCGTGGGCCACCGACGCGCACAAGACCCTCAACGTTCCCTACGATTGCGGCGTGGCGATCGTGACCCGACCCGAGATCCTTCGAAACGTTTTTGGCGTCCACACCAGCTACCTCGTCAATGACGAACAGGGCCCCGGGGATCCGTTCGAAAAAGTCCCCGAGTTCTCCCGCAGAGCCCGCGGCGTGCCAGTTTGGGCGGCGCTTCGCTCTTTGGGAAAGACCGGCGTCGAGGACCTCGTTGACGGGCTGGTTGAGCAAGCCCAGGCTTTCGCTGCGGGATTCGGCGAAATGCCAGGAGTGGAAGTACTCAACGACGTGGTCTTCACGCAGGTGTGTGTCAGCTTCGGCTCCGATGAACGGACCCGGGGAATTACGGAGCGGATTATTGCCGACGGCACGGCGTGGATGTCTGGTTCACATTGGGCAGGCAGGGATATCCTGCGCATTTCGGTCAGCAATTGGTCCACGGACGGGAACGATGTTGCGGCGGCGCTCGCCGCAGTCGAGCGGGCCATCGCCGCCTACGATTCCCGCAACGCTGCCTAG